Proteins from one Salarias fasciatus chromosome 14, fSalaFa1.1, whole genome shotgun sequence genomic window:
- the LOC115400831 gene encoding B-cell CLL/lymphoma 7 protein family member B-B-like, translating to MNHNSIKMSGRSGRAETRSRAKDDIKKVLAAIEKVRKWEKKWVTVGDTSLRIFKWVPVTETKQIYRTKSTGGDVRGLKDVVLENTNSLLDFTDENSNQSFLSDVYQPKMDNSSSTSSSQQVSPPHTSSLRAEDSQPPMLGQEIVDEPGHSGQDGADEPPTLIKEDLLSSGAVRRSTADTQEELDESGAPPLKKICTGENAVLR from the exons ATGAATCATAACAGCATCAAGATGTCGGGACGATCAGGCCGCGCAGAGACCCGCAGTCGGGCCAAAGACGACATTAAAAAGGTCCTGGCGGCCATCGAGAAAGTGCGCAAATG GGAGAAGAAATGGGTGACAGTTGGTGACACATCCCTACGTATATTTAAATGGGTGCCAGTAACAGAAACTAAgcag ATATACCGCACCAAATCCACCGGAGGAGACGTGAGAGGGCTGAAAGATGTGGTCCTGGAAAACACCAACTCTTTACTGGATTTCACTG ATGAAAACAGCAACCAGAGCTTTCTGTCCGATGTTTACCAGCCTAAAATggataacagcagcagcacttccaGCTCGCAGCAGGTCAGCCCTCCTCACACCTCCAGCCTCCGGGCTGAAGACTCACAGCCACCAATGCTTGGCCAGGAGATTGTGGACG AGCCAGGTCATTCAGGGCAGGATGGTGCAGATGAGCCACCGACTCTCATCAAAGAAGACTTGCTCTCATCAGGAGCTGTCAGAAGGAGCACTGCTGACACACAG GAGGAACTGGATGAATCAGGAGCGCCTCCTTTAAAGAAGATTTGCACAGGGGAAAATGCTGTGCTCAGATAG